One window from the genome of Dolosigranulum savutiense encodes:
- the cas5e gene encoding type I-E CRISPR-associated protein Cas5/CasD gives MKTILLKFSSPLQSWGTSSNFETRETDHHPSKSAVVGLIAGSMGLSREDKKITGLNELLFAVRVDDQGNLKRDYHIAKKYKKDGRFEQNYVTERYYLEDAVFIVALSHIDNKLMDDIYQALQYPYYQPFLGRRSNPPTADFIIGLYEEDPIDLLKKYEWQARKRTRNKSFYKSDRVRVDIYADSSLIESAREKKRRDVVVSFSQKNRQHSYRLERRMTIDLPIDKKVSSEIDFFGRIED, from the coding sequence ATGAAAACAATACTTCTAAAGTTTTCAAGCCCTTTACAGTCCTGGGGAACGAGCTCAAATTTTGAAACTAGAGAAACTGATCATCATCCATCTAAATCGGCAGTTGTGGGATTGATCGCTGGATCTATGGGTCTATCAAGAGAAGATAAAAAAATTACAGGCCTTAATGAACTTTTATTTGCAGTTAGAGTAGATGATCAAGGAAACTTAAAAAGAGATTATCATATTGCTAAAAAATATAAAAAAGATGGAAGATTTGAACAAAATTATGTCACTGAGAGATATTATTTAGAGGATGCAGTATTTATTGTGGCTTTGTCGCATATTGATAATAAACTTATGGATGATATATATCAAGCTCTTCAATATCCGTATTATCAGCCATTTTTAGGAAGAAGGTCAAATCCACCTACTGCAGATTTCATTATTGGGCTATATGAAGAAGACCCCATAGACTTACTGAAAAAATATGAATGGCAAGCAAGGAAAAGAACTAGGAACAAGTCATTTTATAAAAGTGATAGAGTAAGAGTTGACATTTATGCTGATTCTAGTCTTATTGAGTCAGCAAGAGAGAAAAAAAGAAGAGATGTTGTTGTTAGCTTCTCTCAAAAAAATAGACAACATTCTTATAGACTTGAGAGAAGAATGACCATAGATTTACCTATAGATAAAAAGGTGAGTTCAGAGATAGACTTTTTTGGACGGATAGAAGACTAG
- the cas2e gene encoding type I-E CRISPR-associated endoribonuclease Cas2e — translation MPLTVITLKKVPASLRGDLSKWMQEIDTGVYVGNFSTRIRERIWTRVLETCKDGDACMCFSSNNEIGYKICISDSNREVIDIDGIPLVRLLSKSRIKDSGNVKGKRGFSKAAKYRKARKYSNVKSEFHKRQFEYVSIDIETDGLDIVNDHIIEIGAYKEVNGVPFTYQSFVKTDRRLSKSITQLTGLSDGDLKNGQSLEKALIELVDFIGDRPIIGYNVYFDLKFINRDLKKLSYGTLGNDVVDIMEFVKKDKQYVSGYKLNDVLKEYGIENMQPHRALEDAKSTYLLSKKLNEFVRIINQK, via the coding sequence ATGCCACTAACTGTTATAACTTTAAAAAAAGTGCCAGCTAGTCTTAGAGGAGATCTATCAAAATGGATGCAAGAGATAGATACAGGTGTTTACGTGGGAAATTTCTCAACCCGAATAAGAGAGAGAATTTGGACCAGAGTTTTAGAAACCTGTAAAGATGGAGATGCCTGTATGTGTTTTTCTTCCAATAATGAAATAGGTTATAAAATTTGTATTTCTGATTCAAATAGAGAAGTAATTGATATAGATGGTATTCCTCTTGTTAGACTTTTATCTAAATCAAGAATAAAAGATTCTGGTAACGTTAAAGGGAAAAGAGGGTTTAGTAAAGCAGCAAAATATAGAAAAGCTCGAAAATATTCAAATGTTAAAAGTGAATTTCATAAAAGACAGTTCGAGTATGTTTCTATAGATATAGAAACAGATGGATTAGATATTGTAAATGATCATATAATCGAGATAGGTGCCTATAAAGAAGTAAACGGTGTACCATTTACTTACCAATCATTCGTTAAGACTGATAGACGGTTAAGTAAATCCATTACACAATTAACAGGATTAAGTGACGGTGATTTAAAAAATGGTCAGAGTTTAGAAAAAGCTTTAATAGAATTAGTAGATTTCATAGGAGATCGGCCAATTATTGGATATAATGTTTATTTCGATTTGAAATTTATAAATAGAGATTTAAAAAAGCTATCTTACGGTACACTTGGTAATGATGTGGTGGATATAATGGAATTTGTCAAAAAAGATAAACAATATGTTTCAGGTTATAAATTGAATGATGTGTTGAAAGAATATGGGATTGAAAATATGCAGCCACATAGAGCACTAGAAGATGCTAAGAGCACATACTTGCTTTCTAAAAAACTAAATGAATTTGTGAGGATTATAAATCAAAAATAG
- the cas1e gene encoding type I-E CRISPR-associated endonuclease Cas1e, which produces MSDKQIGAKKPELKELPRIGDRVSFIYIEHSKINREDSAITVSDYRGMIRIPAAMIGVLLLGPGTDISHRAVELIGDTGTSMVWVGERGVRCYAHGRALSNSARYLKVQAELVSNQQKRLQVARKMYQMRFPNEDVSGLTMQQLRGREGSRVRKIYRHYSKIYDVPWTGREYNPNDFESGMDINKALSAANVCLYGLAQSVVVALGLSPGLGFVHTGHGLSFIYDIADLYKADYSIPISFKIASENPGNGDIGGLTRRAMRDRFVDGKLMAQIVKDLQYLLNTKDSDIEIDVLNLWDDKDNLVKYGVNYYERKD; this is translated from the coding sequence ATGTCCGATAAGCAAATAGGGGCAAAAAAACCAGAACTAAAAGAGTTACCTAGAATAGGTGATAGAGTTAGTTTTATATATATTGAGCATTCTAAAATAAACCGGGAAGATAGTGCTATAACAGTTAGTGACTATCGAGGTATGATTAGAATTCCTGCAGCAATGATCGGTGTTTTACTACTTGGACCTGGAACAGATATTAGTCACAGAGCAGTTGAACTTATAGGAGACACTGGGACTAGTATGGTCTGGGTAGGAGAAAGAGGAGTCAGGTGCTATGCGCATGGAAGAGCACTAAGTAATTCAGCAAGATATCTAAAAGTACAAGCGGAACTTGTTAGTAATCAACAAAAAAGACTCCAAGTTGCCAGAAAAATGTATCAGATGCGATTTCCAAATGAAGATGTCAGTGGCCTCACTATGCAACAATTAAGGGGTAGGGAGGGTTCTAGAGTTAGAAAAATATATCGACATTATTCTAAAATTTATGATGTTCCTTGGACCGGGCGAGAATATAACCCCAATGATTTTGAATCTGGAATGGATATCAATAAAGCGTTGTCTGCAGCTAATGTCTGTTTATATGGACTAGCTCAAAGTGTGGTAGTAGCTTTAGGTCTTTCTCCTGGACTAGGTTTTGTTCATACAGGACATGGACTTTCATTTATATATGATATAGCAGATCTTTATAAGGCGGATTACTCAATCCCCATATCATTTAAAATAGCTAGTGAAAACCCAGGTAATGGGGATATAGGTGGACTTACTCGACGAGCTATGAGGGATAGGTTTGTGGATGGTAAGCTAATGGCACAAATAGTTAAAGACCTTCAATATCTGTTGAATACAAAAGACTCAGATATTGAAATAGACGTTTTGAATTTGTGGGATGATAAGGATAATTTGGTTAAGTATGGCGTTAATTACTATGAAAGAAAGGATTAG
- the cas6e gene encoding type I-E CRISPR-associated protein Cas6/Cse3/CasE: MYISRVEIDRNNRRKMKDLTHLGAYHSWVENSFNESGENRSRKLWRIDVLDGKEYLLVVSEKTPNIEKLEKYGVPATGKIKDYNPFLETLGEGQTYVFRASLNPCKSISQGGASSGKRGRVVPCLAVEDQTNYLLDRTEKNGFIIDDKDFKIVERRNDLFKKKGQKNIQLVRATYEGLLTITDLDKFKHILKNGLGRKKAYGFGLFTVVPYVR, translated from the coding sequence ATGTATATATCACGAGTAGAAATAGATAGAAATAATAGAAGAAAAATGAAAGATTTGACACATTTAGGTGCTTATCATAGTTGGGTAGAAAATAGTTTTAACGAAAGTGGAGAAAATAGATCAAGAAAATTGTGGCGGATTGATGTTCTTGATGGAAAGGAATATCTGCTAGTTGTAAGTGAAAAAACTCCAAATATAGAAAAATTAGAAAAGTATGGAGTGCCAGCTACGGGAAAAATTAAAGACTATAACCCCTTCTTAGAGACTTTGGGGGAGGGTCAGACTTATGTTTTTAGAGCCAGCTTAAATCCTTGTAAGTCTATATCACAAGGAGGAGCTTCTTCGGGTAAAAGAGGGCGTGTTGTTCCTTGTTTAGCAGTTGAGGATCAAACGAATTATCTATTAGATAGAACAGAAAAAAATGGGTTTATCATAGATGATAAAGATTTTAAAATAGTTGAAAGAAGAAATGATTTATTTAAAAAAAAGGGACAAAAAAATATTCAGTTAGTAAGGGCAACTTATGAAGGTCTTCTAACGATAACGGATCTAGATAAGTTTAAACATATTTTGAAAAATGGACTGGGTAGAAAAAAAGCTTATGGATTTGGATTGTTTACGGTGGTACCTTATGTCCGATAA
- a CDS encoding NAD(P)-dependent oxidoreductase, protein MSKELLVLIGYEEDVLETFREMVSGYQLVSEFEEADFSKVEIVLGWDERLVDVLESGQHQLKWIQLSTAGVDKLPLDLLAQEGVRLTSASGMHTHSLAESIFGMLLAHTRGILQSVEASEASHWAQEEIEPVVLFDKSVTIIGAGKIGTEVAHMAKAFGMQVTGVNRSGGQIDGFDKVYTNDNLSEAVADADVVINILPLTPETTGLFNLSLFEQFKPGAIFVNVGRGESVVTADLLTALDQELLSFAALDVFEEEPLPAESPVYTHSKILATPHIAGFMDDYLGTLRPIIEENLQAFIDREELPVSEVDLDRKY, encoded by the coding sequence GTGAGTAAGGAATTGTTAGTATTGATCGGTTATGAAGAGGATGTATTAGAGACGTTTCGAGAGATGGTTAGTGGGTATCAGTTGGTGAGTGAGTTTGAGGAAGCTGATTTTTCGAAGGTTGAGATTGTACTGGGTTGGGATGAGCGGTTAGTTGATGTGCTTGAGTCTGGTCAGCATCAGTTGAAATGGATTCAGTTATCGACAGCTGGCGTGGATAAGTTGCCACTTGATTTACTAGCGCAAGAAGGGGTGCGGTTGACTTCAGCGAGCGGGATGCATACACATTCGTTGGCAGAATCAATTTTTGGGATGTTGCTAGCACATACCCGAGGAATTCTTCAGTCAGTTGAGGCAAGTGAGGCGTCACATTGGGCACAAGAGGAAATTGAGCCGGTAGTTTTATTTGATAAGTCGGTGACGATTATTGGTGCCGGTAAGATTGGAACTGAAGTGGCTCATATGGCGAAAGCATTCGGTATGCAGGTAACGGGTGTGAATCGCAGTGGCGGTCAGATTGATGGCTTCGATAAGGTATATACGAATGATAACTTGTCAGAAGCTGTGGCAGATGCCGATGTTGTTATTAATATTCTACCACTGACACCAGAGACAACGGGATTATTCAACTTATCCTTATTTGAGCAATTTAAACCTGGGGCAATTTTTGTCAATGTGGGGCGCGGTGAGTCGGTTGTGACAGCTGATTTATTGACAGCACTTGATCAGGAGTTACTAAGCTTTGCAGCGTTGGATGTGTTCGAAGAAGAGCCACTTCCAGCAGAGAGTCCGGTTTATACGCATTCGAAGATTTTGGCAACACCGCATATTGCTGGGTTTATGGATGATTATTTAGGGACATTGCGCCCAATTATTGAAGAAAACTTGCAGGCCTTCATTGATCGTGAAGAGTTACCCGTCAGTGAAGTGGATTTAGATAGAAAATATTAG